attaaggtagaaaatgaacAGCAGGAAACACTACTCAAACAGTTGCCTCAGCAACAACAGCCTACATCACCCTTCGAACAACTAAGAAAGggctacaacaataacaaacgtCCGGCTGTATCGACATTTGTTTCACCCCCAGCCAAAAAACCAAATTTGGAAGATGTCAAAGAATTTGCTGAACAACAACGTATGCGCAAGCAAATTGCGGCCGAATATGGCGATGACGATTACGATGCCAGCAATATAATGGATGATGACACCATACACAATGACGACGACGATGATGAGATGATGACAGCCGCTGGACAGGCAACACAAACACCGGCCACCTCAGCTTCTGCTGGCGTCCAGACGATGACTTcacaaaaccaacaacaacagcaatcgGAAGATCCACCTGGCACCACAACAATTATCGTGAAACATGAAGGCCCCGACAAACCACCCACCATAGTGGTTAAGGACAATGGCAATTCAAAAATGAATCATGCTAAAATCATTTCAGAAGTCTTAAGACAATATCCGCATTTAGTCAAgactaataaaaatataaaattaaaaataatgcccAATGCGGGGGGACAGGCACAAAAGATTATAGTGAAAAAGGAGCCCATGGAAGCGGAAAAATCAATGCAACCACCGCCCACTAAGTTGCCAACAGGTCAAAAAATTGCCGATAGTCAGCATCAGCAGCCAGCGAAATCATTAGCTGCCAGTATAGTTGCCAATAGACCAAAAACTCTGCAGCAGCAACAAGCGGAAATATCTTCAAGCGGTAAACCAACACAATCTGGCATAAGTAAAACATCAGCTGCTAGTTCAAATACTACCGCTGGAACGCAACAAGCGCAAAAACGTCGCATTGATAGTAAAACAATGCACGCTCTTATAGCTTTAGGTGCTGAGAATACCACTGGGCCCTGGCTATGTCTGCGTTGTGGCCGCAATGGTCATCCCATTAGTATACCTTCGTATCGAGGCTTCCGTCGTCATTTAATTAATACTCACAAGGAATCCATAGATCCCGCTCTGTGTGAACATTGTGGTTGGCGTTCGGCCGGCAAGCGTGAACTCCATTTCCACATGCGATTGGAACATAAAGTTAAAACCAATCTATACATATTCCCCGAATGTCAATTATGCCAACAAATGTGCATTGATAGTGACGGACTAAATCAGCATTTGATCGACAGTCATCCGgatgaaaataaacaacaatgtATTTATTGCAATAAGATCTTTCCCGAGGAAATACAGCTGTACACACACATGAAAACGTTCCACAAGAAGCAGGCCTTGGAAGATGGTATAATTGATTATTCGGATGATGAAAATCCAGCTCAAGCTACACTAACTCTACCACCAGCTGATTACGAACAAGACATGGAACTAGAACACAAACGGCAATTGCAGCAGTTACAGCAGCAACAagagaagaaaataaatattctcTCCGATATAAGTTTACCCATTGCTAGTTCGATTATTAAGACCGACTCCTTTGTGCAACAACACGAATCGACCACTTCTGCTGCCTCTGAAGAATATTTGCAAGATCAGGAACACGAGCAAGAACACACTGAAACCAAGTTTGTAGCGGCCGATGGCAGTGAAGTAATTTTAACAGCAGAACAGCGTAAAGAAATCTTATCGCAGTTGAATCAAGAACACGAAGGTTCGGGCGTGGTAATGGTGGTAAATGAAAAtccacaacaaccacaatatGGTGAGACACAATCGGAACAAGGTGCCATTAGTCATGACGAAACTTCACAAGCCACCACAGCCACTAATGAAGAACGTGCTGATGAGGAAGAGGAGGAAGAAGAAGAGGAACATGAACAGGTGGCTGAGGAAGAAGATGATCAACATGACGATAATCAAATATATAACGAAATGAAAGCAATGCATGCAAACTTAGAAGATGATTCCACAAGTCAAACCGAGGCGGCCGCTGAAGCAGAAGAAGCTTCCCTGCACGAGGAAGAACCCGAGCAGGAACATGATCATGAGGATGAGGAAGCAGAGCCGGAACACGAGCAACGGGCCGAACATTTGGATGAAAGCAAGGAATCGGTTGATAATCTAGAGTGGGCGCAAAATTTGCTATCCGAACATGATTTGGCTGATGATGCGTTATCATCATCGCAAACTGCAAACGAGCAAACCGAAAGCAATAAGCCAGAGGTAAAAGAAGAGGTAAGtgatcaaatatttaaatacccttcagcaaagtatactttaagattgaaaacaatttttggttaaacaatcaacaaattttttaaaaattagcatatgtggaccgattttctcgatttagaATTGCAACAGAACCAGGTCTATATGCAATATATTGGTGTAtctatcaatcatgtttgtaaattATTAGGAGCTAAGTAATGGTGATTTCAACGGACATATGGGGTCATGGGGTTGTACCAAAttcactatctataacgatccagaatataatactttatatggtcgaaaaataaacaaatgtggaaattacaaatggaaagacaaatttatatattgatAAATCAATAGTCGGATAATAGCCCTGGTTGGGAAGCtattaaaaatcgagaaaattggacctcaaatggctgagatataaataaaaattttattttcaccaacattttttttagccgCGACTACCTCGGTTTTTTTTACCTAgtttcaccaaaatttatttcacattaataattgataaattttttttaataattttaggaaATAAAGGATGATGACAACAAGTCGCAAGatgaaataagtaaaaaacttaAGGAACTTACTGGGGATTGGTCCGATGATGATGACGAGGATATGCCTGAAGAAGAGCCGCTACCCGAATTATCACCAATTAAGGAAATGACTAAAGAACAACCAGAACAAACAGCCGTAACAGATGTTGAAATGGCAGAAGCAGAAGAAAAAGAAGCAGTAACGGAGACGCTAGCTAAAGAACAGCAAGAAAACGCAGAACTCGAAGATCATGCTGAATTATTGGCTTCATTACAACAAAGCACAGACAGAGATGAATTAAATGAACATAAAGAAATTACTAGTGCAGTAACACATGCAGCAATAGATGATAGCGAAAATATTGATGAAGATGATATTGATATGGCTTTAAAAAGTCTACACAAAGAAGACATAGAAGAGGAAGATATCAAAACTGTGGTGGAAACAGTTGAAGAAAAGCACGAGAATATTGTAGACGAGAAAAAAGATGAGGAGAAGCCAATTGAGTCTGCAGAGGAAGTAGTAGAAAAATTAGCTGATGATGTAACAGAAGAGTTAGCTAAAAAAGATGATGAAGTTAAAGAGGACGAAGTTAAAGAGGGTGAAGTTAAAGAGGATGAAGTTAAAGAGGATGAAGTTACCCCTGAGGTTGAACAGGAAATAAAACATGAAGAAACTGAAAAAGAGGATAAACCGGAAGAAAAACTAGTGAAAGAATTAGAAACACTCGAAGAACCCGAAGCATCATCATCTGCTATGGTGGTGGATGATGAAACCAAAAAAGATTTAATAGAAAGTCTTTTAAGTGAACAAGCTGAAACTATGGAGGATACTGCTATTGAAACGCCCACTACAACTGCAGCGGATAAAGTAGAGAAAGAAGTGGATAAAGTGGTAGGTGATACAAGTGATACAACAGCTGAAACAAACACTGAAGCAGAAGATTTAGTGGAAAATATACCCTCATTGCaagatgaatttttaaatatttcaactgAAGAAACTTCAATCGATAATAACGCCACGACTGCCGTCTCCAGATCTACTACTAGTACTTCTGCCACAGAAGCCGTAACCACAACAGAGGTGGCCGAGGCCTCTTCAACTACTGCTAAAGAGGAAAACACTATAACTTCAGAGGAACGTgttaaaagtcttattagtgaATGGGGTGACGACGATGAAGATGAGGACGATAACGATACAGATTTAAAAGCAAATCtatgaattttagatttatttactttgtaagtaaattttcatataatacaCCAACACACACAGACAACAAAAACACATTAGATTTCTAATCAAAAATCATTTAGAAGAAACACAAAATCAATCGTTTTTctcttttgaatatttttttttagttttaaaatcctaattttaattttaaacctcCTTACATAGATTTGTGTGTATTACCTTAAATGCATATATCTGAATAAGATATATACTATTAGTTgttctatttatattttcttaacttttctctctgaatatttaaaattgaaaatatatttttaaaattgtttgtttttatttacatacacttACATTTACGTAcattcataaatacataaatatatgcaataattataaatatgtagttaaGCAAGAATTTTtccaaatgaattaaaaatttacacaattaaaaCTGAACTAATTATAACAAAAGATTAAATCtttgtcaaaaatatttctcgaaaataatgaagttttttttCCTTAGAGTTTTCATAattgaacaaataaaacaaacacttGCCTTTGGTTTCAGATTTaagaaagataaaaaaaatataataaaacataacATATTCAAAAGAGACCATATAACATTTGTTTAGCTTAGCAATTACCTACataataaacaaacatacatattaattaataacataTACACGTATTTATAGTTTGAAGAAATGAGATAAATTAGAAACATCTTTTGTAGGCAATAAGatgatataaaatgaaaaagtaTCAAGAAAACAAAAGcacattgttagtttttattttatataaaaataatatgagaATTTATTAGTTActcctttttcttttaaaacaaataacaaattttcctATATATTAACCTAATAATCCTAAATTATTACAGCGTTTAGGAACATTCATCAAGCATCATCTATAATTAgattaaaaagaattaaaaagaaaaaaaatgtaaacaaatatatatatttcaaatgcCATATAAAACCTAccatctaaataaaaatttattatgcaCATGGCAGAAAAACCTATAGCCACTACCAGGAACTGCGCAAAACCAGCTAAACGCCTTTCAGAATTCAAATGCCATCTCGCTTTTTCTCGTGGTATCACTTCGCACACTGTTACATACAGCAGAGTTCCTCCTGCTAAACCTTGTATGACGGGTAGTGCTGTCGTTGACCAGGAACTGGGAACATCAACTATGATCATGCCTAAACCAATACCGCATATAGCACCCATAGCAAAAACCGATATGCCGATTATTTGTGATTTCATTGGAGTTTGAGGATTTGAACGGAATTCCAAACCTAAACAGAAACCCATAACAAATTTATGACAGGCAACAGCTCCCAAAAGGAACAAGACCTAAAAGAAACAGGTTATTATTTTGCTTGtaatgaaaactgtcagtataactaggTTAAAACATAACTAGTCATTGTGGAAATTGGGGTAAATgttatctttatatataaaaattaatcacccttatcgtggttggcgtaaacgtcatacgcctacgacagtttcgtactagattaaagaaacagtttgcattttatctttaatctagtacgaatcagtcgtaggcgtaagacgtttgTATATTTGTTAGAAGTCCATGGTCGGATAAACGGCTAGGCGGATTTCCTTGAAGTTGTCAGTGCCTCCCTGTGTACCTTGAAGGAACTATAGGCTACAAAATATATAGTTATTAGCGAATATTTTTGAActgtaatgtatgtaattagACGGAAAACTGAAGGTATTGGATTAGCGGGTGTAGAACCTCCCATATAGagcaaatagttattttcaaatatctctATAACTGTAATTGCGAAAATCTTTAAATGTCATAAAGCTTTGTCTAGTTTGGTTGAAAATGTGCGGGATCGGATTAGAGGACATGGCCTCTCCCATATACAGCAAATTGTTATTGAATATCTGGGAACTATAACAGTTAAAGCCACTAAACTTGACATGAGtgattttgtttacaattataCATAGATGAAATACAAATGGGTGGGTTCAGAACAGTGGGCGTGGCATCTCCTATAACAAGTAACtagttatttttgaatatctgaTAAACTTATTTGCAAGcggtagaaatattttttaacccaaattttttttcaccaaaaaaatttttttttatgcaaaatttttttttaaattaaaaagattttttgcgATACAATTTATTacgctaataaaaaaaaataaaatttagtttacctaaaaatatttattttaaagtataatttgatgaagggaatataagattcgacacagccgaatatagctctgttacttgtttatatttttatacttgGGGTACGGTATCACATCGGGATAAGCTAGTaattgtagaaaaataaaaatgagctttcTAGTTGTCTAGAGTTGTCTAGTCTAGAGCTTTCTATGTGCACATAAGAAAGATGCAATAAATGTTTAGCTAAGTTTTATAAGTACATAGAAAAGTATTATCAAATATAGGTCAAGATTGcttacaaacttatatgtatgtatgttgataAAGTTGTTAGTTGTAGCTATTTTATCAATGAAAGcatttttagtttctttttcaCTCATTTTaggttgatttaattttataatgcaaaattttgcttaaaatatggagtatttacatatttaactgATAACATTAGacgtgttttatttaatatttatttcatgttATAATTAAGTACAAACAAGAGTGAGACTACTATATACTAAATTTAGATTAGCCCAGTTTTGTATACTCAAAAGCTTAATGCgtaaaaaatttccttaaaaatattCGTACGTGACCTATATTTATTTTGAGCATAATAAAACAATTGAATTAGAAATATTCCTATGGGATCTATATAAAGGgagttttttagaatttaagaactgtcaaatgaactgtcatactgcgctcactttttgacaaTTATGATAAGTAGTTCCTGCAAATCATCAAAAATTAGAGAAAATTGTGACAATAATGCTGGTTtcaatttagtaattttttccAGATTTAATCCTAATCTTTTGATATCCGTTATTGAATTTGGACcgattatttaaaacaaatgtatTGGGGCGTAACTCACGGGaatgtatagatttttttatttattcccgGGAATGGAAAAAGTAACGGATATTAAGAGccttaatttaaatcaaatgtaTATTATGTTGAAAGTAATTAAAAGGGAAACCAATTTGAAACTAACCTTTGTTGAAGAATCTTGCACGCCTATAGCTAAACCCTCAATCGCTGAATGCAGTGACAAAGCAACAAATAACCCCAATGTTCCCGTCATTGATTGTGAACAGGGTTCTGTATGGCTAGTATGACAAATGCGGGCATTAGCATCTTCCACTATTTCATCATTACAATGAACATGTTCATGATGATTTTCCTCATGACTGTGATTATTGCCATTGCCATGTTCATGCAGATGAGCGTGATTATTATGTTGTTGGGTTCCCCCGCTGAAAtgatgaaataaaaatgttatttattttattgcaaaaatagaAGATTAATGTAAAGTATAAACTTACTTCGCCTCTGTATTTTGTGCACTCAATAAAGGTGCTGACTCAGAATTATGTAAAGAACCGTAATTATGACGATGATTATTTGATAATGTGGTATTTTGTGGTGTTGTATTATGACTGTGGGGTTCATCGTGTCCATGAGAATGTTGTATAGCTTCGCCAAAGAAATAGTGTATAAATTCATCGACAAAGTATATAGCAAAGAAACCAGCGCATAGAGAAATTT
The nucleotide sequence above comes from Calliphora vicina chromosome 1, idCalVici1.1, whole genome shotgun sequence. Encoded proteins:
- the Cp190 gene encoding centrosome-associated zinc finger protein Cp190 — its product is MGEIKSVKVDNWGVFFLQKLQNFFNKTDYCDLTLQFRDNSQLKVHRLVLSACTDYFNVLEQTCEVVDDAIIMPNGLQADVVVPIVNFMYTGTLEFELKMYNRLLRTAKDMNMTVLLKLLEAHRRTMEMHPQKTAGPASPKPRRKATAQTAAANVPTNAAGRSLIQSNQVKRLVVGSNVNAPQQRNVSTGNTLTRIPTTGQLPVRQIGSTTFTRIKVENEQQETLLKQLPQQQQPTSPFEQLRKGYNNNKRPAVSTFVSPPAKKPNLEDVKEFAEQQRMRKQIAAEYGDDDYDASNIMDDDTIHNDDDDDEMMTAAGQATQTPATSASAGVQTMTSQNQQQQQSEDPPGTTTIIVKHEGPDKPPTIVVKDNGNSKMNHAKIISEVLRQYPHLVKTNKNIKLKIMPNAGGQAQKIIVKKEPMEAEKSMQPPPTKLPTGQKIADSQHQQPAKSLAASIVANRPKTLQQQQAEISSSGKPTQSGISKTSAASSNTTAGTQQAQKRRIDSKTMHALIALGAENTTGPWLCLRCGRNGHPISIPSYRGFRRHLINTHKESIDPALCEHCGWRSAGKRELHFHMRLEHKVKTNLYIFPECQLCQQMCIDSDGLNQHLIDSHPDENKQQCIYCNKIFPEEIQLYTHMKTFHKKQALEDGIIDYSDDENPAQATLTLPPADYEQDMELEHKRQLQQLQQQQEKKINILSDISLPIASSIIKTDSFVQQHESTTSAASEEYLQDQEHEQEHTETKFVAADGSEVILTAEQRKEILSQLNQEHEGSGVVMVVNENPQQPQYGETQSEQGAISHDETSQATTATNEERADEEEEEEEEEHEQVAEEEDDQHDDNQIYNEMKAMHANLEDDSTSQTEAAAEAEEASLHEEEPEQEHDHEDEEAEPEHEQRAEHLDESKESVDNLEWAQNLLSEHDLADDALSSSQTANEQTESNKPEVKEEEIKDDDNKSQDEISKKLKELTGDWSDDDDEDMPEEEPLPELSPIKEMTKEQPEQTAVTDVEMAEAEEKEAVTETLAKEQQENAELEDHAELLASLQQSTDRDELNEHKEITSAVTHAAIDDSENIDEDDIDMALKSLHKEDIEEEDIKTVVETVEEKHENIVDEKKDEEKPIESAEEVVEKLADDVTEELAKKDDEVKEDEVKEGEVKEDEVKEDEVTPEVEQEIKHEETEKEDKPEEKLVKELETLEEPEASSSAMVVDDETKKDLIESLLSEQAETMEDTAIETPTTTAADKVEKEVDKVVGDTSDTTAETNTEAEDLVENIPSLQDEFLNISTEETSIDNNATTAVSRSTTSTSATEAVTTTEVAEASSTTAKEENTITSEERVKSLISEWGDDDEDEDDNDTDLKANL
- the Zip88E gene encoding zinc transporter ZIP1 — protein: MNLTQNFELVWPKLNSFNETTTLQDGKGEMEKVLAMVVLGLGSFISGILPAFISERNRRRFPLTTSLMLCFGAGILLATALIHILPEVRKQMNSNWAEISLCAGFFAIYFVDEFIHYFFGEAIQHSHGHDEPHSHNTTPQNTTLSNNHRHNYGSLHNSESAPLLSAQNTEANGGTQQHNNHAHLHEHGNGNNHSHEENHHEHVHCNDEIVEDANARICHTSHTEPCSQSMTGTLGLFVALSLHSAIEGLAIGVQDSSTKVLFLLGAVACHKFVMGFCLGLEFRSNPQTPMKSQIIGISVFAMGAICGIGLGMIIVDVPSSWSTTALPVIQGLAGGTLLYVTVCEVIPREKARWHLNSERRLAGFAQFLVVAIGFSAMCIINFYLDDDA